The genomic stretch CTCCATTCCCAACTGCACTTTTTGAACTATTTTGGCACGTGCTTCATCCAATAAGCAAGTCCCTCAGATGACACATGGTTCATCCAATAACCAATTCTCAagtattcctttttttttccttagaaAAAGAATAGCCGTATACATTTCGTCCAAAGGGATTCTAACTCTAATACATGCCAGGTTGCCAGAAAGAAAACTGAGCTCTGAATTCTGGCATTGGTCAAGGGTCAAACCCATGGCCAAATCCTAGAATGGCGCACTGCATTTGGTTTCACATTAACAGTATCTGGCCACGGGTTTTCTTGATAAGATCaaaccacatgttgatgacaaCAGTCCAGTCCAGTCCAGTCCCGTCCCTCTAGTAAGTTGGCACGGAGGAGTCGGCTTTAACCGCGTAGGCATGAATTCCACCAGTGACATTGTAAACTTTTTTGAAACCCTACAAAATGATGGAAAAGGAGGATTACAAGATGCGATATTGTTTGCATATCGAACAAAGAGCAAGAGCATCCTTTTGCAAGAGCCATAGTAATGTGAGTGCACCAATCACCTGTGACTGCAGCCATTTAGCCACCTGCATCGAGCGCATGCCATGGTGGCACTGAAACAAAACCGGATGGAAAAGAGTCATTAAGTCGCATTATGCACTGTGGCTGCTGTATATAGCAACAGAGTTTtctttcacaaaaaaaaaagtgtgcgGTGCTACTTATTTCTACAATCACTTAACAAACTCAAATTTCTTGACAGTAGTATCagtgattttatttttctttcaaagTTTAAACAGATGAAGTACTAGTGCTTCAAGCATGCAAATCTATAAGCTTCTATCCCTTTACCACGAGCATACTGGCAGCAAGTGGAAATGAATTTACCAGAACATAAGTATCCTTCTGAGGATTAAACTCATCTGTCATAACTGGTCCCCAGGTCCCGAATTGCCGAAGTGGCAGAACTTTGAAGCCTGGAAGTGAAGCTTTAGCCCTGCCATGCAGGTAGTGGAAAATAGAAAATCAGCATCGAGCCATCAACCCAATAGGAGTGTAAGCTCACAAAAGAATTGAATTGAATTGAATCGGATCATCACAATAGCATTCCTGGAAATGCAAAAGAACTACAAGAAATATACAAACTGAATTAAAAAACTGTACGTCCCAGTTCATGTGCTGCAAGTATTTAGCGGGTTGGCACACTCAAAAATTTGTGCAGTTGGGATGTTGCAAGTATGAGGGTTAACATACTCAGCAGTCCATATGAGATAAAGCTGCAAACAAATGTTTGCTTGTTTTGACAGCTTTAGCATATTAATTCACTGAATTCCTTTTAGAAACGATACAAAGATACTGTAATTGTCGAACACTTTAACATTTATGATTCAGTTCATTATCTGTGAGATCATGACAATGTCCGGATGGGACTATCAAATGAGGAcaactcccaagtcccaaccttATCATTCTAGTTAACACATAACCTATCAACCATCTCCCAAGAAAACAATTCCATGCAGCTACTGTAAAAGTTACTATCCTTTTTACCAGAAAGCAAATATCAGCAAAGTATTTGCATCCTCATTGATGAATGCAGATCTTACATTGTAAGGACAAAAGGCCACACATGCCTCAAATAAAAAGCTGGGGTACTCATCATAAATGGCATGTTGGTTTGATCATCGTGCGGTTATAACTGAGACAAAAGAAAGTACAATGGAGAAATGGCTTACACTTCATCAGGCTCCCGAACATCAATCAGTTGAGCTCCTTCAAGAAAACTAGGATCTTGCATCTTCGTGTGAAGATCTTGTGGGTCAATGTCTTGCAGTACGCATTGATCCCTGGCATTCAATAAGAAAGATATCAGTTGCTGTTCATGAATACAAAATTATCAGCACACAGTATTTTCAAAGTTAGTACCATCTACCTCTCAGCGAGAACTTGCAATAAATGCCATCCAAATTTTGTCTTACACCGTACAACTTTATTCAAAGGGGCACTAAATGCTGCCTCTTCAAATTCTGGAACCTGCCCAATGCAAGTTTGAAAGCTCAATTCAGTATTTCAGTGGCTTATAACTTTAGGTGTGTATGCAGGAGACAGCCTTCAGTGAACAGATAGTACAAATGTCTTCAACAATGAAGACTTACAGTTCAAATGTCTTCAACAAGAAGAACTAGCAAAAACAATTTTCAATTTCCTGTATGGATTTCATGGACACTACCCAGAAAAAGGAGATAATCAATTTATGGCTACATTATGGTAAACAGCAGGCTTATTTAAACAATATGTAATGTATAAGAAGAATGCTGTTTACTACTTATTTGATAATTACACTGTCTACTAGTAGCATGCTAAAAATAACAAGTTAACACTGTACCATCTGTCCTCTTCGAACCCACCCAAGCATACCGCCATTTTCTTTGGATGGACATAAGGAGTGCTCCACAGCCAAATCACTCAAGTCTGCCCCTGAAATTTTCAGAAATGCCATTTTCAGTGTAAATGCATATGTTGCTCATGCAGACTAGATTAAAAGATCATTCAAAAGTACAGATATAGGTAGTTTGAGGATCAAATGGTACCTCCTGCAATGATGCTCTTTTCAAGATCGACCAGAAGCCTGACATCCTTCTCACCAACAAGCAAATGCTGGACTAGCAACTCTTTTCCCTCTCTCTGAGAGCTGCTGGCAGCGGTGCAGAAAACTAAGCAGCAAATATTCGTTTCAGTTACTCAATTTAACCTTGTATGATCAGCAAGTATTCCAAATGGAAATGATGGTAACCAGTAACCACTAACGACATTACATAACGGAAACATTCATTTGCACCAGGTGGCCATCAATCCGAGACAGAAAAATCCTGGTGAATTGCACAATTGGACAGAACGCTAATAATACCCAATTTCCTTTAAACCAGGTGACAATTTGTCTGTAATTTTCTGAACATGGAACTAACAGAATGTGCTCTGACAGTCTGACCCAGGAATTCACAAAACTAACTGCAAAAAATCACTCGGAACAGACCCCAGAAGCTTCACTAAGTTCATTCCGATGGCACACGCAACTACGCAAGTATACTACATAATCTAGTAATGAATAGGATACTAATCGCAGTAGAACACGGCCGAGAGCAAACCCTCTACAACCATTGGATCACTGGCTCTCCAGAAACGCCCCTCACTTACCCCGCGTGGTAGGCCTTGAGTTGCTTCCGGTTCCCCCGGGACGCATGGGCACGCCCCAATTGGTGgagagggaggccggcggcggagccctcgccctcgccggcggAGGTGCAGACGCCAGAGGCGCGAGGGCGGCGAGCGGGGAGAGGCGCGCGAACCTCGCGAGCGAGGTCGTGGGAGTGGAGGAGGGAGACGGGGAAGGGCAAGGGAGCTGCGCCGCTGCGCGGGCTCGAAGTCCGAGCATGGCCGCTGGTCTTTCACTGCCGTGAGGAAGTGGGGAAGGGGATTTGTTTGTTGGATGGCGTTGTTCACTACTGCCCTTCGacggggagaagaagaaacgAGGCAGACGGGCTGGGCTTTGTTTGAcgaggggcgggcgggcgggcctTTCGGCGGCCCACGAGGATGGGCACGTGTCCGGCACAAGAGAAACGCGACGGGGCAGCAGGCGTTTCCGCGATTCCTTCCAGTTGCAGCAGAGATGGGCAACGCCATCGGCAGGGCGGACGACACCGCCGACGCCGACATGGACGAGGGCTTCCGCGCCGGCAACCATgtgcgccgcgcctcctccgtcGGATACGTCCGAGGCGGCGGGTCCCCGCCGGGGAGCCCCCCGAGGCCGCATTCGCCGCGCATGTTCGTGCCCCAGGTCAGATCACGTACGTCGCTTTTTATATAACTGTTATAATCCCGCTCCGCCTCATCGATTTGGCTCCGCCGACGCCGCGTACGTAGTCGATGGCTTGGGATTTGCGCCCCGATGCGATGCGAGCTGTTTTGGGGGGCTTGGTTTCGATCCTGATACGGGAGTTTTATTTGGCGCTGTCGTGAACTTGTCGTGATCAGCATGCAAGTGGTTTTGCTGCGAGCTGGCTGCTTCGATTGCTTCAGGTTTGTTGAGGGCTCAGGAAGGCATTAACTTAGAATAGCCCCTTTTTACCGTGAGAACTCCAATCTTCTCTGAAGATATGCTGTACCTGAATTTTTCTCCATGCCTGAAAAGGGCTGTTGCTCACGTGCTATATAATCTATAAATCCTCCATCTCCTGTACTATCAACCGGATTTCTTTTTCTCGTTGCACAAACGGTTTTTTTCGTTGCTTCGAGCTGATGACAGCATGGCTTTCCTACTCGTTGGGCAAGGGCTGCATAGTTAGTTAGGGTACCCTTCCTTTTTGTGTGCTCTTTGATGTTCATAGGTTAACTCTGCTTGTGTTCAAGAACAGGTTGGAGGCAAATATGAATAGACTTTTGGTAGGTAGAGGAATATATCAATGTGAAAAGATGCACTTCCTATTATTATTGTTTTCTGAACATTAAGGGTAGTGGTATGATATTATCGCAATGTGTACTGTAACCTCTTGTGATGGGCTAAACTAATTTATTatgtttttttgaaacgagaCTAATTTATTATGTTTTAAGTACTGATAGTTTTGCAAAGTGTATATATAGTTATATACACATCGTGGACACTAATATGTATGTGTTATTCAGATTTTGGCAGAACAATGCAGTTATGCCCATTAACTAACGTTCCAGGGCCTGATTTTTGTGATTCAATCTGAGCAGTCCAGCTAATATCATGCAGCATTCTCTGATCAAACATTTTTTTCTGGTAAATGAGTTGACATCTTTGATATTGCAGAGTCCTGTAACTCCGCTGCAAAGAGCTGCAGAAGTACCTCCTCCAGTGTTCAACCAGATATTGATGAATCAACAACTGGACGATTCTGATGGCCCACCTCAGAAGAAAATTCCCACCTTGCTTACGTGGACTCTTGGAGGGAGGAATATCTATGTAGAAGGATCATGGGATAACTGGACATCAAAGTATGGTCATTAAACGGACAAGAGATTTATGCATTCCATTTTTTTCTTAGTCCTGATACttatttacatttttttttgggagTATATCGATATAAGAGAGTTGATTCTGATTCTGTTAATAAATACATGTCACAGGAAACCTGTCGAAAAATCTGGAAAAGATCACACCATTCTGTTGATGCTTTCATCCGGAGTTCACCGTTACAGATTCATTGTAGACGGAGAAAGAAGATTTATACCTGATCTTCCCTGGGAAACTGACAACATGGGCCAGATTGTGAACCTTGTAGATGTCCATGTAAGTATATTCTGCTTCATACCAAGTATTGGACCACTTCAGTAAAGTTATTGTTCGAACTCGAGCCTTACCGAACACAACATGCTGCTTAAATTAGTGTTTATACAAGTAAAAAAAACAGACTTTACCACAAGAAATCAGGCAGAATGCATATATGGAAATGTACTTGTAAGACTTTCAGTTCTGCATGCAGTTCGCATGATAACAGCCGGCCAAGTCCATTAGTCTGAAAGACTGAAAGTAACATCGATGCCGTCCTTACAAATCAATTAACCGACAATAACAATAATTGCTAACTGGACTTTGGCTGGAGAGAAACCCAAAGGCGTTCTTGCAATTTAGACTATAAAATAGTTCCAAGAATGGATTCAGAGGGGGAAAAAATAGAAGGTACAACCGTGGGGAGATCATCTGTAAGCATGTTTCTAGCTTACCATGTCAATGAGGTTGTCAAGTCGACTGCTTGCTGCATGTACCTTTTGTTCGTTGGTGGAAGTGAAAAACTCAGTTGTCTGCTACATGTAGATTCTTACCTTGTTTGTCTGTCATGCTGATGCAGGATTTCATTCCTGAAAGCGTGGAAAGTGTATCTGAGCTCATGGCTCCACCCTCCCCAGAATCCAGCTACGGTCTCCGTGTTCCCGGAGAAAAGGAGTTTTCGAAGGAGCCTCCTCAGCTGCCGGCTCAGCTCTACCTCGGCGTGCTGAATTCACGGAGCTCGGAAGAAGGCTGCTGCGCGAGGCCGAGGCACGTCGTCCTCGACCACCTCTACATCGAGAAGGGCTGGGGTTCGCAGCCGCTGGTGGCTCTCGGACACACTCACAGGTTCCACTCCAAGTACGTGACCTGCGTCCTGTACAAGGCCATCGAGCGATAGCCTGAGCGGACTTGGCAATTCATTCAGGTTTAGGAGTCTTCTCTGCTTAATTCATTTATCTGATGACCTAAACAGGTCGGTGCAAATGAATGTTTCAGCTGTCAGAACTTAGCATTCTGATCCttaatttatttgtttattgAATAATGATAATTTTGATGGTTCGATGCTGAGGACGGTGACGATGTTACTGTTAAGAATAACTCTCAGATGTGGCCTGCGTATCACAAGTGTTGTTGCTGGAGACTTTACTGctgtggtagaaatttttgaagCTTGATATTGTTCTGCGTTTATTGGGAGGATATTATTGATGTGGCTCAAGAAAGTTCCTGGGCCAGTTGGGCCGGATCTCATCAAAGCCCATGAGCACCAGACGTGTCAAAATCACAAATCGAGGGGTCCTTATGAAAACTACCAAACCTGATTAAAATTTTGGCACTCCGCGTCGCAACCGCGTGGGGGTCATATTCGTCATTTCGCTCGTTTGAAAAATGCCAACTAACCCTCCATTATCCGGATACCATAGCTTTAGGGCCCCACATGTTCGCATCGTCCTGCAAAAGTCACCGGCCTTGCCGTAACGGAGCGGTTGACAAGTTACCAAAATGCCCACAGTTCCCTCCCATCTTCATTTTGACGAAGTGATGATAACACTGGCTTCTACT from Setaria italica strain Yugu1 chromosome II, Setaria_italica_v2.0, whole genome shotgun sequence encodes the following:
- the LOC101769029 gene encoding SNF1-related protein kinase regulatory subunit beta-1-like — translated: MGNAIGRADDTADADMDEGFRAGNHVRRASSVGYVRGGGSPPGSPPRPHSPRMFVPQSPVTPLQRAAEVPPPVFNQILMNQQLDDSDGPPQKKIPTLLTWTLGGRNIYVEGSWDNWTSKKPVEKSGKDHTILLMLSSGVHRYRFIVDGERRFIPDLPWETDNMGQIVNLVDVHDFIPESVESVSELMAPPSPESSYGLRVPGEKEFSKEPPQLPAQLYLGVLNSRSSEEGCCARPRHVVLDHLYIEKGWGSQPLVALGHTHRFHSKYVTCVLYKAIER
- the LOC101768623 gene encoding rhodanese-like/PpiC domain-containing protein 12, chloroplastic, yielding MLGLRARAAAQLPCPSPSPSSTPTTSLARFARLSPLAALAPLASAPPPARARAPPPASLSTNWGVPMRPGGTGSNSRPTTRVFCTAASSSQREGKELLVQHLLVGEKDVRLLVDLEKSIIAGGADLSDLAVEHSLCPSKENGGMLGWVRRGQMVPEFEEAAFSAPLNKVVRCKTKFGWHLLQVLAERDQCVLQDIDPQDLHTKMQDPSFLEGAQLIDVREPDEVAKASLPGFKVLPLRQFGTWGPVMTDEFNPQKDTYVLCHHGMRSMQVAKWLQSQGFKKVYNVTGGIHAYAVKADSSVPTY